A single window of Channa argus isolate prfri chromosome 12, Channa argus male v1.0, whole genome shotgun sequence DNA harbors:
- the pnp5a gene encoding purine nucleoside phosphorylase 5a isoform X1: protein MFPENNNGYSYEDCKATADWLLAQTDLRPAVGIVCGSGLGGLADMLKDQVIFNYKDIPNFPQSTVHGHAGRLVFGTLKGRPCVCMQGRFHLYEGYIIQKITMPMRIFKLLGVETVILTNAAGGLNQDFKVGDIMIIKDHINLPGFAGNNPLAGPNDERFGVRFPCMSDAYDRELHQMAMDVGQELGYGNFLKEGVYCMVGGPSFETIAESSMLYRLGADAVGMSTVYEVIVARHCGMRVFGLSLITNQVVMDYDSGEKANHEEVLHTAKLRKEQLERLVSTMVTRIEHNNYA from the exons CTACAGCTATGAAGACTGCAAGGCCACTGCTGATTGGCTGCTGGCCCAGACAGACCTCCGACCTGCAGTGGGCATTGTGTGCGGCTCAGGACTTGGAGGGCTGGCTGACATGTTAAAGGACCAGGTTATCTTCAACTACAAGGACATCCCCAACTTTCCACAGAGCACTG TGCACGGTCATGCAGGACGACTGGTGTTCGGCACATTAAAGGGGAGACCTTGCGTTTGCATGCAGGGGCGTTTCCACCTTTATGAGGGCTACATAATCCAGAag attACAATGCCTATGCGCATCTTTAAACTGCTCGGCGTGGAGACGGTGATACTGACCAATGCAGCTGGAGGCCTCAATCAAGACTTTAAAGTGGGAGACATTATGATCATCAAAGACCACATTAACTTGCCTGGTTTTGCTGGAAATAATCCACTGGCTGGACCCAACGATGagag gttTGGAGTGCGTTTCCCCTGCATGTCCGATGCATATGACAGAGAGTTACACCAGATGGCCATGGACGTGGGACAGGAGCTTGGCTACGGAAACTTCCTGAAGGAGGGTGTCTACTGCATGGTAGGAGGCCCGTCGTTCGAGACCATTGCTGAGAGTAGTATGTTGTACAGACTGGGTGCTGATGCTGTTG GCATGAGCACGGTCTACGAGGTGATCGTCGCCCGTCACTGCGGCATGCGTGTCTTTGGTCTCTCCTTGATCACCAACCAGGTGGTTATGGACTACGACAGCGGAGAGAAGGCCAATCACGAGGAAGTCCTTCACACGGCCAAGCTGCGAAAAGAGCAGCTGGAGCGGCTGGTTTCCACTATGGTGACCAGGATTGAACACAACAACTACGCCTAA
- the pnp5a gene encoding purine nucleoside phosphorylase 5a isoform X2 — protein MFPENNNGYSYEDCKATADWLLAQTDLRPAVGIVCGSGLGGLADMLKDQVIFNYKDIPNFPQSTVHGHAGRLVFGTLKGRPCVCMQGRFHLYEGYIIQKITMPMRIFKLLGVETVILTNAAGGLNQDFKVGDIMIIKDHINLPGFAGNNPLAGPNDERFGVRFPCMSDAYDRELHQMAMDVGQELGYGNFLKEGVYCMVGGPSFETIAESSMLYRLGADAVDVRLHAHKKRYQSCKALC, from the exons CTACAGCTATGAAGACTGCAAGGCCACTGCTGATTGGCTGCTGGCCCAGACAGACCTCCGACCTGCAGTGGGCATTGTGTGCGGCTCAGGACTTGGAGGGCTGGCTGACATGTTAAAGGACCAGGTTATCTTCAACTACAAGGACATCCCCAACTTTCCACAGAGCACTG TGCACGGTCATGCAGGACGACTGGTGTTCGGCACATTAAAGGGGAGACCTTGCGTTTGCATGCAGGGGCGTTTCCACCTTTATGAGGGCTACATAATCCAGAag attACAATGCCTATGCGCATCTTTAAACTGCTCGGCGTGGAGACGGTGATACTGACCAATGCAGCTGGAGGCCTCAATCAAGACTTTAAAGTGGGAGACATTATGATCATCAAAGACCACATTAACTTGCCTGGTTTTGCTGGAAATAATCCACTGGCTGGACCCAACGATGagag gttTGGAGTGCGTTTCCCCTGCATGTCCGATGCATATGACAGAGAGTTACACCAGATGGCCATGGACGTGGGACAGGAGCTTGGCTACGGAAACTTCCTGAAGGAGGGTGTCTACTGCATGGTAGGAGGCCCGTCGTTCGAGACCATTGCTGAGAGTAGTATGTTGTACAGACTGGGTGCTGATGCTGTTG ATGTCAGACTTCACGCACATAAGAAGAGATATCAAAGCTGTAAAGCTCTCTGTTGA